In the genome of Sphingobium sp. CR2-8, the window CGGATGGCGCTGCGTCGCTTGCGACTTTCGATGGTACGGTATTGCTGGCGCTGGAAGAAAGCGAACGCGCCTTGTCCGCCTATGCCCATGCCTTCGAACGGACTCAGACGCTGGGCGCAGCGCGCGACGAAGCGGCCCGGGCGGCCCGCATCAGTCTGGCACGGCAACGCGAAGGGCGTGCCGATTTCCTGACCGTCCTCGACGCGCAGCGGACGCTGGCAGGTGCCGAGGCCGAATTGGCGACGGCCACGCGGGCGCTTTCCTTCGCGCAGGTGGACCTGTTTCGGGCATTGGGCGGCGGATGGGGTCAGGCCAAGGCCTGATCCCACCCATCCGATCGGCTCAGGCCGACGTCTTCGCCTTGCTGAGGTCATACGCGCCCAGGCCAGGCTTATAGCTCTTCTCGTCGATGAACTGGCGGATGCCTTCCTTGCGGCCTTCGCTCTTGTCGTGGAAGTTGGCGGCTTCCTGCATGCGCACCAGATAGTCCTCCGCCTCGTCATAGGTCATGGTACCGACGCGGCGGACCGCATCCTTCGCAAATTTCAGCGCCACGGGATTTTTGGTGAGCAGCATCTCGGCGACCTGCGTGGTGCGCGCCTTCAACTGGTCCAGCGGCACGCTTTCATTGACCAACCGCATGTTCGCTGCCGCCTTGCCGTCGACCAGGTCACCGGTCAGCGTCAGCCACATGGCGTCGCGCATCGGCAGCAGGTCGACCACTACCTTGGTCACGCCGCCGCCGGGCAGGATGCCCCAGTTGATTTCGGACAGGCCGAACTGGGCTTCGTCCGCGCAGATGGCGAGATCGCACGCGAAGAGCGGGCCGAAGCCACCGCCAAAGCACCAGCCATTGACCATGGCGATGGTCGGCTTCTGATACCAGCGCAGGCGGCGGAACCAGCCATAGCTTTCGGCCTGCGATTTGCGCACGCCACGCAGGCCCTGCGATTCGGTTTCGCGGAAATATTCCTTCAGGTCCATGCCTGCCGACCAGGCGGTGCCTTCGCCGCCCAGCACCAGCACGCCCACGTCGTCATTAAATTCCAGCTCGTCCAGCACTTCCATCATGCGCCGGTTGAGCGTCGGACTCATTGCGTTGCGCTTGGCGGGCCGGGCGAAATTCACCCAGGCGATACGGTTTTCGACATGTACCGAAACGACGTCCTGCTCTTCCATTATCCTGCTCCTGCGCAATATGTATCACAGGCATACAATGTGTG includes:
- a CDS encoding p-hydroxycinnamoyl CoA hydratase/lyase translates to MEEQDVVSVHVENRIAWVNFARPAKRNAMSPTLNRRMMEVLDELEFNDDVGVLVLGGEGTAWSAGMDLKEYFRETESQGLRGVRKSQAESYGWFRRLRWYQKPTIAMVNGWCFGGGFGPLFACDLAICADEAQFGLSEINWGILPGGGVTKVVVDLLPMRDAMWLTLTGDLVDGKAAANMRLVNESVPLDQLKARTTQVAEMLLTKNPVALKFAKDAVRRVGTMTYDEAEDYLVRMQEAANFHDKSEGRKEGIRQFIDEKSYKPGLGAYDLSKAKTSA